The genomic DNA GTTTGGTTATTGATCTCTTGCCAGTTGTAACGACCATTGAGCTGAAAAAAGGGTCCCAAAGAAGTAATGCTGTTGTTTTCAATAAGGTTTCCAGTTGTAGGTACAGGGTTGCTAGGAACATTGACATCTCTGATGGCTGGACCAGTGTTGATGTTGGATACAAGGGTATTATCTACAATTGAGAACCCACCTTTGTACAAACTCCCATTTAAATCTGAGTCAAGTGGTGCCGGTCTTGGATTGACAATGATACCGTATTCATTGAAATTTTGAATGCTATTGTTTCTTAACAAACTGCCTCCAATGCCTGCCAAATGAATTCCAATACCACCCCCATCCAAAATATTGTTTTCAATAGTACAGGAAGAGCCATCTCCAACTTGGATGGCATGGTTATGACTGCTTCTGTTTGCTGTAGACCAGTTGATAACTGTGTTGTTGACTATGGTACAATTTTCAATGGCCGATCCTACTTGTATGCCATCCCAACCGGTATTTTCTATATGATTGTCAAATATATGAATATTTTTTAGCAGGTGAGGGTATTGAATGCCATCACATTGTGAAAGGTCACAGGCGCTATTTCTGGCGCAGTACTGATCACTCACACCGGTAAAAAAACTATTGCCTAAATAAAACCCTTCACCATCAACATTTTCAACCAAGTTGTCATGAATATATACAGTGTCCATAACATAGTTATCGTAACGTCGGTCATTGATGTGGCAGTCTTGAGATGAGGGGTCAACCTTTGCCATAATCCCTGCAAATGAAGAAGATTGAATATGTATATTATCCACTTCATAGTGATGGGCTTTACCAATAGCAAGGGTATGCGGTGAATTTGGTGCATCTAAAGCAATGCCTAAAGTGCTGTTGCTTTGCATACCACTGATTCTAAAATAAGAACCCGACAAAATTTTAATGGCAGCTTGCGAGTTTGTTGATCTTATTGTTACTGAGCCATTACAACTTCTAATGAATATAGGATTTTGAGCATTGCCATTTAAGTTATCAAATTTTATGGGACCTCGTGTTGAACCTTGTTGAGCATCAAAGCATAGCACATCTCCAGGATTAAAATCTTGAGCATCCATAAAAGAGGTGTTTGGGCTTATCGTTTGTGTGCAGTCACAATTATCAAGTTGATAAGGAATAGGGAAAAGGTGTTGATTGGGTGATGTATCATTATCGTTATCTCTACCTAAATCTAAAGGTGGACTTTGCTTTAAAGCATTGATGGTTGCATTTTCTATCTTGCAAGCATTGAGAAAAAGCAAAAGGTATGATGTTAAAATAATGCTAAGTGTTTTTTGCACATATCCCCTTAAACGCTTATTTTTAGCGCAACTCTGCAAAATTTGCAGATCAATGGCTTAAAATAAGCTTTTTAAGTCTAATAATTTCAAAGACTTAAGTTGTTGTTATGTTGACGAAGATTATAAATTGCAAAAAAAATGCGCGCCTCAGTGTGAAGCGCGCATCGAAAAGAGATTGAGTTAGCTCAATTTTATTGGTTTTGACGAGATTTAATAATTTCTTGAGCTTCAGGCGTTAGGGCGTTCATACCGTATTTTTCAATGATGGCATCAAAGACTTTGGAAATGGTCAAGCCTTGAGCAAAAGCATTGTCCACTGCTTTTCTTCTCTCATTGGCAGCTTTGTCAGAACAAGATGGAGAGGCCAAAGGCAGTGTTGGATCACTCGGACAATTTAAGGCGGCATAGACCATTTCAGAGGGGTTAAAATCACCAGCATGCGGATCATGCGAAACATCTGGACCATGGTTATGACCAGCGTGCGGATCTTGATCATAACTGGATTCTTGTGGGTAAGGAGGCGGTGTATTTTTGGATTGCATTTGAATAGGCCCCTGATTTTGTAAGACCATAATGAGGAGTAAAACAGCAATAATCGATAAAAGAATATTGGTAATATTTTGTTGTGTCATAGGCACCTTATAAAACTGATTGCTATGGACGTCCAGAAAAAGTGACCCATGCCAGGAAATTGTTTATAAAGTTCTTTATGCGTGCTTTTGAACAAATGCTAATGAACAAGCTGTATTATTTTTTCGATGGTGTCAGTGGTATAGAGCTAGATGATGAAGAGATTTTTTTGGTTCAAGGTAAAGCATGCATTAATTTAAAACAGCCAAAAACAGCAGCAGACTTTTTACGATTGATCGATGAAGCTCAGCAATATTTAAAAGACGGTATCCTACGCTTTGTATTTTCTTATGATTTTCATTTACAGCAAAGGCGACTCCCAACAGTTTTGGATGTTAATCAATATTATGCTTGGTATGGATGTGGGCGCTTGAAAGATACAACTTTTCCTGAGCAAGCCAACATGCCTGCTATAGAGTTAAGAAAAATAAAATTTAAAAAAATGAATCGTTTAGGAGACTTTGAAAAGGAATTTTTGATCCAAAAGTGGCAGGAACAATACCTTGATGTTGTTTTAAAAAGCTATCCTCAAAAAGTTAAACAACAGCAGCTAGAAAAATTCAGTAAAGGTTTGGAGTTTCATCAAGATAAAACACAGTATTTGTTTTATAAAAACGATGTAATTGTGGGTCATTACTCAATGCAGATTTTTGATTGGCCACCCTTTGGAGGTAAGGCTCTTGATCCGCATCGCTGGATAGAGCAAAGTTTACCCAAACAAGAAAGAAAAATCATTCATGCCCACATCACACGGATTTTAAAAAATAATGAGCATTATGCCATGGGAGCGGGTGTGGTGTTGAACAATGAAAAAAGTTTAAACATTTTACAGCAAAATG from bacterium includes the following:
- a CDS encoding right-handed parallel beta-helix repeat-containing protein; translated protein: MQKTLSIILTSYLLLFLNACKIENATINALKQSPPLDLGRDNDNDTSPNQHLFPIPYQLDNCDCTQTISPNTSFMDAQDFNPGDVLCFDAQQGSTRGPIKFDNLNGNAQNPIFIRSCNGSVTIRSTNSQAAIKILSGSYFRISGMQSNSTLGIALDAPNSPHTLAIGKAHHYEVDNIHIQSSSFAGIMAKVDPSSQDCHINDRRYDNYVMDTVYIHDNLVENVDGEGFYLGNSFFTGVSDQYCARNSACDLSQCDGIQYPHLLKNIHIFDNHIENTGWDGIQVGSAIENCTIVNNTVINWSTANRSSHNHAIQVGDGSSCTIENNILDGGGIGIHLAGIGGSLLRNNSIQNFNEYGIIVNPRPAPLDSDLNGSLYKGGFSIVDNTLVSNINTGPAIRDVNVPSNPVPTTGNLIENNSITSLGPFFQLNGRYNWQEINNQTN